One Algoriphagus sp. Y33 genomic window, CTCAAAAGCGGAAATAAGATTGACGTATGAAACGAAGTGGCTTTCTGCGAGTCTAATTTCAACAGCACTGGCTGGGAAATCTGAAATAGCAATTTATTCCAGTTAGGCTCCAGGATAAGGCTGAACTTCAAAACCCCATCCACGATAGGTCCGTTTTTGATTATACGATTTGCAGGGCTATGATAGACAGTAGGCTTGTTGGTGTATTCTACTATATCCAACGAAACTTCCGAAAAAGGCTCGCATATCGAACGTATTTGGAATAAATCAAAAAGTAAAAACGTCCAATCCTCACCCATCTCAGGTTTCCAGAGCTCCGGCCTCATAAGGGTGACAACTTTTCCATTTCCTTCCTTCAGGTGCAAAACCCCTTTTTCCCTAAAAGCTGATACTAATTGTGCGTGATCCAAAACGTTTATTTTTTCACAAAAATAATCAGAATTTCGAGAGCAAGTTCTTTTGTCCAAAAACCAAAAAACCTTCTCCGGGAAGAGAAGGCTTTTGGCACGTATTGGAATCCGTCTTACTTGTCCTCTTTGTCAAGTTTTCTGGTCAAGAAAAAACTAAACATAAGGCCAATTCCTCCGAAAATAAAGATACAAGAGCTAAAGGCAACCTCATCTTCCATTCCGTTTTGTCTTAGCAAAGCCCCAAAAAGAATCCCTGCACCCACACCAATCGCAAGAAGTGCGATACTTAGAATAAAATGACCAAAGCTGTATTTCTTGCCCGAGTTGAAGAGCTTTGCATCTGCACCATTTTCTATAAGGGCAAGCCTCTCCTTGTTTCGGGTAGTCAAGAAAGTAAATATGACTCCGAAAATACTGGAGAAAATAATCAGTGTAACTAAGATGGTTTCTGCCATGTTCTGTTTGTTTTTTCTTCTTGGATGTAACGACTCG contains:
- a CDS encoding DUF6249 domain-containing protein, whose translation is MAETILVTLIIFSSIFGVIFTFLTTRNKERLALIENGADAKLFNSGKKYSFGHFILSIALLAIGVGAGILFGALLRQNGMEDEVAFSSCIFIFGGIGLMFSFFLTRKLDKEDK